From Prochlorococcus sp. MIT 1223, the proteins below share one genomic window:
- a CDS encoding RpoD/SigA family RNA polymerase sigma factor gives METVKTSQSVETRAASMKSVGEVDLVRSYLRDIGRVPLLSHEQEITFGRQVQELVFLERLQIELEDSLGEHPSLDQIADKSGFTVTEVKRKLNNGRRAKERMVSANLRLVVSVAKKYTKRNMELLDLIQEGTIGLVRGVEKFDPKRGYKFSTYAYWWIRQGITRAIAEKSRAIRLPIHITEMLNKLKKGQRELSQQLSRTPSIKELALHLELPESDVKELISRASQPLSLESKVGDGEDTSLIDLLAGNNDSPSEHIEMDCMKNDLETLLSQLPELQNRVLRMRYGMNGDDPMTLTGIGRILGISRDRVRNLERDGLRGLRKGSDRVEAYMAC, from the coding sequence ATGGAGACGGTTAAGACGAGTCAATCAGTGGAGACAAGAGCTGCTTCCATGAAATCAGTTGGTGAAGTTGATCTCGTTAGATCTTATTTGCGAGATATAGGGAGAGTACCTCTCTTGTCTCATGAGCAAGAAATTACTTTCGGACGCCAAGTTCAAGAATTGGTCTTTTTGGAAAGATTACAAATTGAGCTAGAAGACTCTCTTGGGGAACATCCTTCTTTGGACCAAATAGCAGATAAATCAGGTTTTACGGTTACGGAGGTCAAAAGAAAATTGAATAATGGTCGCCGTGCGAAAGAGAGAATGGTTTCAGCTAATTTGAGGTTGGTAGTAAGCGTTGCTAAAAAATATACCAAGAGAAATATGGAGCTTTTAGATTTGATTCAAGAAGGAACTATTGGATTAGTTAGAGGCGTAGAAAAATTTGATCCCAAAAGGGGATATAAATTTTCCACATATGCCTATTGGTGGATTAGGCAAGGAATTACTAGAGCTATCGCTGAGAAAAGTAGAGCTATTAGGCTTCCTATTCATATAACTGAAATGCTCAATAAACTGAAAAAAGGACAAAGAGAATTGAGCCAGCAATTGTCCAGGACTCCAAGTATTAAAGAGTTAGCATTACATCTAGAACTTCCTGAATCAGATGTTAAAGAGTTGATCTCAAGAGCAAGTCAGCCTTTGAGCTTGGAATCTAAGGTTGGTGACGGAGAAGATACTTCTTTGATTGATTTACTTGCAGGTAATAATGATTCACCAAGTGAACATATTGAGATGGATTGCATGAAAAATGATCTAGAAACTCTCTTATCACAATTACCTGAACTGCAAAATAGAGTTCTGAGAATGCGTTACGGGATGAACGGTGATGATCCAATGACGCTTACAGGTATTGGGAGAATTCTTGGTATTAGTAGAGATCGCGTGAGAAATTTAGAGCGTGATGGGTTAAGAGGTTTGCGTAAAGGTAGTGATAGAGTTGAGGCTTATATGGCTTGTTGA
- a CDS encoding alpha/beta fold hydrolase → MTKPNAHIWEWNGLNVAWNLEESKNESPISIVLIHGFGACKEHWRNNQRFCGEISPCYAIDLIGFGESSQPKARLHNELIEKNNFFYCFENWSQQIADFCAEIVKKPVLLIGNSIGGIIAIRASQLLQNKCVGLVLIDCAQRTMDDKRLSEQPIGMQILRPILKSLVKQRVFSQNIFKAVARPFFIEKFLNIAYPTKNNLNAGLINMLYKPTQREGASEAFRGFINLFNDYLAPELLKDVNNVKVDLIWGEKDPWEPLEEANKWFKSIRNIQSLKIIKGCGHCPHDENPKEVNKVLLEIIQQAI, encoded by the coding sequence ATGTTGCTTGGAACTTAGAAGAATCTAAGAATGAATCTCCAATTTCTATAGTGTTAATTCATGGTTTTGGAGCATGTAAAGAACACTGGCGAAACAATCAACGTTTCTGTGGTGAAATTTCACCTTGTTATGCAATTGATTTAATAGGTTTTGGAGAAAGCAGCCAACCTAAAGCAAGACTTCATAATGAACTTATTGAAAAAAATAATTTTTTTTATTGCTTTGAAAACTGGAGTCAACAAATAGCAGATTTTTGCGCTGAAATAGTTAAAAAACCTGTCTTACTAATTGGTAATTCTATTGGTGGAATCATTGCTATAAGAGCATCACAACTACTACAAAATAAATGTGTTGGGTTAGTTCTTATCGATTGCGCACAACGAACAATGGACGACAAAAGACTTTCCGAACAACCCATTGGGATGCAAATATTAAGACCTATTTTAAAAAGTTTGGTAAAGCAAAGAGTTTTTAGTCAAAACATTTTCAAAGCAGTAGCTAGACCTTTTTTTATAGAAAAGTTTTTAAATATCGCTTATCCAACCAAAAATAATTTAAATGCAGGACTTATAAATATGCTATATAAGCCTACGCAAAGGGAAGGTGCTTCAGAAGCTTTTAGAGGCTTTATAAACTTATTTAATGATTACCTAGCTCCTGAACTACTTAAAGATGTAAATAATGTGAAAGTAGACTTAATTTGGGGTGAAAAAGATCCATGGGAGCCTCTTGAAGAAGCCAATAAATGGTTTAAATCTATAAGAAATATTCAGTCTCTAAAAATCATCAAGGGTTGTGGTCATTGTCCACATGATGAAAATCCTAAAGAAGTCAATAAAGTCCTTTTGGAAATTATTCAACAAGCCATATAA